The following coding sequences are from one Veillonella rodentium window:
- a CDS encoding B12-binding domain-containing radical SAM protein encodes MNVVLSTLNSKFIHSSLALRYLKAYGKAHGQAYDIVEYTINMPVLHILSDITERNIDVLGFACYIWNIEMTLHVVDMVKAVRPDIKIILGGPEVSFTADEILERCSAVDYVVQGEGEEAFYHLITALSDNRDGLEEPIAGVRGRHISGALMGSTTTVEVKDLSTIPFPYVEEDMVDLEHKIIYYESSRGCPFSCQYCLSGNKNTVRFFPQERTFKELQWFIDHNVKQVKFVDRTFNCAPAHHRPLMEFIKNADTDTNFHLEMEPELMTEWETNILCETPPGRIQIEVGVQSTHKKTLDAINRYNDWPYIQAAIRPIIEAGRTHVHMDLIVGLPHEDKARFGKSFNDLFSLQPHALQIGFLKLLKGSGVRRMDEYQYVSDPLAPYEVLSTHVLSYEDVRFLKHFEDVFERFYNSERFRTVFSYIGAKLINGPVDAFTYFVEMTEAWLAAGHHKVNLKDIDQIEFLYRFFLDRNDMIAAELLQYDTLVSYRGKIRSEAVGLPKQTKELLQEGEAFWRNEELASQYIPNYTFKEWRKIRQQYVEMPMSEETANVLGIKNIQDEPFTVVIDVNKEVPPFIRPYVES; translated from the coding sequence ATGAACGTAGTTTTATCGACATTGAATTCAAAATTTATACATTCTTCTTTGGCCTTACGCTATCTTAAGGCCTATGGCAAGGCTCATGGACAGGCATACGATATAGTGGAATACACTATTAATATGCCTGTTTTACATATTCTCAGCGATATAACGGAACGCAATATCGATGTGCTCGGCTTTGCGTGCTATATCTGGAATATCGAGATGACATTACATGTGGTGGACATGGTGAAAGCCGTCCGTCCGGATATTAAAATTATCCTCGGCGGTCCCGAAGTATCGTTCACGGCTGATGAAATTCTGGAGCGATGTTCTGCTGTAGATTATGTTGTGCAGGGGGAGGGTGAGGAAGCATTTTATCATCTGATTACGGCGCTATCCGATAATCGTGATGGGCTAGAGGAACCTATTGCCGGTGTACGAGGGCGTCATATATCCGGTGCTCTTATGGGATCTACGACAACTGTGGAGGTTAAAGATCTTAGCACCATTCCGTTTCCTTATGTAGAGGAAGATATGGTCGATCTGGAACATAAGATAATTTATTATGAATCGTCTCGCGGATGTCCGTTTTCCTGCCAATACTGTTTATCAGGCAATAAAAATACGGTACGTTTTTTTCCGCAGGAAAGAACGTTTAAAGAATTGCAATGGTTCATCGATCATAATGTCAAGCAGGTAAAATTTGTGGACCGCACCTTTAATTGCGCACCGGCTCATCATAGACCGCTGATGGAATTCATAAAAAATGCTGATACGGATACAAACTTTCATCTGGAAATGGAACCTGAGCTCATGACGGAATGGGAGACAAATATTCTGTGTGAAACACCGCCGGGACGAATTCAAATTGAAGTGGGCGTGCAGAGTACGCATAAGAAAACCTTGGATGCTATTAACCGTTACAATGATTGGCCATACATTCAGGCCGCTATTCGGCCGATTATCGAGGCGGGCCGTACACATGTGCACATGGATCTTATTGTAGGATTGCCGCATGAGGATAAAGCTCGCTTTGGAAAATCATTCAATGATCTGTTCAGCTTGCAGCCTCATGCGTTGCAAATTGGCTTTTTGAAATTGCTGAAAGGTTCCGGTGTACGTCGCATGGATGAATATCAATATGTGAGTGATCCGTTGGCACCCTATGAGGTGTTGAGCACGCATGTATTGTCCTATGAAGATGTACGTTTTTTAAAGCACTTTGAAGACGTATTTGAACGATTCTATAATAGCGAACGCTTTAGGACTGTGTTCTCGTATATTGGGGCTAAATTGATCAATGGTCCTGTTGATGCATTTACATATTTTGTGGAAATGACTGAAGCCTGGCTTGCGGCCGGACACCATAAGGTAAATCTGAAGGATATAGATCAGATAGAGTTTCTTTATAGATTTTTTCTGGACCGAAATGATATGATTGCTGCAGAACTATTGCAATATGATACATTGGTGAGCTATCGCGGAAAGATTCGCAGTGAGGCCGTAGGGCTGCCTAAGCAGACGAAGGAGCTTTTACAAGAAGGGGAAGCATTCTGGCGTAATGAAGAGCTGGCATCTCAATATATTCCAAATTACACGTTTAAGGAGTGGCGCAAGATCCGTCAGCAATACGTAGAAATGCCTATGTCTGAAGAGACGGCAAACGTACTGGGCATCAAGAATATACAGGATGAACCGTTTACGGTTGTCATCGATGTTAACAAAGAGGTGCCGCCGTTTATACGACCGTACGTTGAGTCTTAA
- a CDS encoding DUF4229 domain-containing protein: MTDRTDKREKNIHQDTEQYTDSTGYTQSEPNTRILSDDERRDFDGVTIDEAGDSVHVESTPTATDQERAYYEGYEQYGPRVKVYHFGGSNWLSRIIMLIILAAGLAAIVIFGSLIFTVVGAIILIGAIISFIFGLF; encoded by the coding sequence ATGACTGACAGAACAGATAAACGAGAGAAAAATATACATCAAGATACTGAGCAATATACGGATTCTACAGGATATACGCAAAGTGAACCGAATACACGGATTTTGTCGGATGATGAACGTCGTGATTTTGATGGTGTCACCATCGATGAAGCGGGTGATTCTGTTCATGTCGAATCTACACCGACCGCTACGGATCAGGAGCGAGCGTACTATGAAGGATATGAGCAATACGGTCCGCGTGTTAAGGTATATCACTTTGGTGGTTCAAACTGGCTCAGCCGCATCATCATGTTGATAATCCTTGCGGCGGGCTTGGCGGCCATCGTGATTTTCGGTAGTCTTATTTTTACCGTCGTAGGTGCTATCATCCTGATAGGTGCCATCATTTCCTTTATCTTTGGTCTCTTTTAA